Proteins co-encoded in one Dendropsophus ebraccatus isolate aDenEbr1 chromosome 9, aDenEbr1.pat, whole genome shotgun sequence genomic window:
- the LOC138801617 gene encoding nuclear factor 7, brain-like isoform X4 yields MNSRRCREEFFVHYVGLNRRQNEWVDKTRLVVPKTVKEEPAANSTDPETTEDEKAPLKRKNDDGGSPEAKKIKVDVENSPTTKSAVSSGDFAEELTCLLCSELFKDPVMVECGHNFCRNCIDKAWNGQESFTCPDCKEVITDKRYTTNRALANLVKKTVGTTAAPAKPTEKPKPAENCPEHDERLKLYCKDDGTLSCVICRDSLKHASHNFLPILDAVGVYRTELSAIVAPLEEALKVTEQLTSQQSEKVEQHKNNVSKFREHIVSEFDKLRSFLKEREEKLLDQLQEQGESLLKEMEANVVKMQENQDNIKETITMANERMNDTDSIFFLTGIKSFIEKCQDEQQDVMVSGNTLLSKDLCQGTFKGPIQYSVWNQMKSFIQPYLSPMMLDPATAHPNLILSDGLTSVKYGDAKLPLPDNPKRFSQCILVLGSEGFDSGRHYWEVEVGDKTAWDVGMASESSNRKGKIKLNPKNGYWAIWLRNGNAYKALESPSKTLVLNSKPKRIGVYIDYEGGQISFYNADDMTAIYTFRATFTEKLYPYLSPFLHDSGRNSDPLRLVHN; encoded by the exons ATGAATAGCAGGCGGTGCCGGGAGGAGTTCTTTGTCCATTATGTCGGCT TGAACCGTCGCCAAAACGAATGGGTGGACAAAACCCGACTTGTGGTTCCCAAAACGGTGAAAGAAGAGCCGGCAGCTAACAGTACGGACCCAGAAACAACTGAGGACGAAAAAGCTCCTCTGAAACGGAAAAACGATGATGGTGGTTCACCTGAAGCGAAG AAAATTAAGGTTGATGTTGAAAATTCTCCAACAACCAAGTCGGCGGTGTCGTCCGGTGATTTTGCAGAAGAGTTGACTTGCCTTCTGTGCAGCGAGCTCTTCAAGGATCCCGTCATGGTGGAGTGCGGCCATAACTTCTGCCGTAACTGCATCGACAAGGCGTGGAATGGCCAGGAATCCTTCACCTGCCCTGACTGTAAGGAAGTCATCACTGACAAGAGGTACACCACCAACCGGGCCCTGGCTAACCTGGTGAAGAAGACTGTCGGTACCACCGCCGCCCCGGCTAAACCTACTGAGAAGCCTAAACCTGCCGAGAACTGTCCTGAGCACGATGAGAGACTGAAGCTGTACTGTAAGGATGATGGGACCCTGAGCTGTGTCATCTGCCGGGACTCTCTGAAACACGCGAGTCACAACTTCCTGCCCATTCTGGATGCAGTGGGAGTCTACAGG ACAGAGCTGTCGGCcattgtggctccattagaagaAGCCCTGAAGGTGACAGAACAGCTGACCAGCCAACAGAGTGAGAAGGTCGAGCAGCACAAG AACAATGTGTCCAAGTTCAGGGAGCACATTGTGTCAGAGTTTGATAAACTGCGATCGTTCTTAAAGGAACGAGAAGAGAAACTTCTGGATCAGCTTCAGGAACAGGGAGAAAGCCTCCTGAAAGAGATGGAGGCCAACGTGGTGAAGATGCAAGAGAACCAGGACAACATTAAAGAGACAATCACTATGGCCAACGAGAGGATGAACGATACGGACTCCATCTTTTTCCTCACT GGCATTAAGTCGTTCATTGAGAA GTGTCAGGATGAGCAGCAGGATGTGATGGTCTCCGGGAACACTCTTCTCTCCAAGGATCTGTGTCAGGGAACCTTCAAGGGTCCCATCCAGTACTCTGTATGGAATCAGATGAAATCTTTCATTCAGCCAT ATTTGTCCCCTATGATGTTAGACCCCGCCACTGCGCACCCCAACTTGATCCTGTCTGATGGCTTGACCAGTGTTAAATATGGAGACGCTAAGCTCCCACTCCCTGACAATCCCAAACGCTTCAGTCAGTGCATCCTGGTGCTTGGTTCTGAGGGCTTTGATTCTGGCCGCCATTACTGGGAGGTGGAAGTGGGAGACAAGACTGCCTGGGATGTTGGTATGGCCAGCGAGTCCAGTAACCGCAAGGGTAAGATCAAGCTGAATCCCAAGAACGGCTACTGGGCCATCTGGCTGAGGAACGGTAACGCCTACAAGGCTTTGGAGTCTCCTTCCAAGACCTTGGTCCTTAACTCCAAACCGAAAAGAATTGGGGTTTACATTGATTACGAGGGAGGTCAGATTTCCTTCTACAACGCTGATGACATGACGGCTATCTACACGTTCAGGGCCACGTTCACCGAGAAGCTGTATCCTTACCTGTCCCCGTTTCTGCATGACTCCGGACGCAATTCTGACCCTCTGCGTCTTGTACATAACTAA
- the LOC138801617 gene encoding nuclear factor 7, brain-like isoform X2, which translates to MSAKIKVDVENSPTTKSAVSSGDFAEELTCLLCSELFKDPVMVECGHNFCRNCIDKAWNGQESFTCPDCKEVITDKRYTTNRALANLVKKTVGTTAAPAKPTEKPKPAENCPEHDERLKLYCKDDGTLSCVICRDSLKHASHNFLPILDAVGVYRTELSAIVAPLEEALKVTEQLTSQQSEKVEQHKNNVSKFREHIVSEFDKLRSFLKEREEKLLDQLQEQGESLLKEMEANVVKMQENQDNIKETITMANERMNDTDSIFFLTGIKSFIEKCQDEQQDVMVSGNTLLSKDLCQGTFKGPIQYSVWNQMKSFIQPYLSPMMLDPATAHPNLILSDGLTSVKYGDAKLPLPDNPKRFSQCILVLGSEGFDSGRHYWEVEVGDKTAWDVGMASESSNRKGKIKLNPKNGYWAIWLRNGNAYKALESPSKTLVLNSKPKRIGVYIDYEGGQISFYNADDMTAIYTFRATFTEKLYPYLSPFLHDSGRNSDPLRLVHN; encoded by the exons ATGTCGGCT AAAATTAAGGTTGATGTTGAAAATTCTCCAACAACCAAGTCGGCGGTGTCGTCCGGTGATTTTGCAGAAGAGTTGACTTGCCTTCTGTGCAGCGAGCTCTTCAAGGATCCCGTCATGGTGGAGTGCGGCCATAACTTCTGCCGTAACTGCATCGACAAGGCGTGGAATGGCCAGGAATCCTTCACCTGCCCTGACTGTAAGGAAGTCATCACTGACAAGAGGTACACCACCAACCGGGCCCTGGCTAACCTGGTGAAGAAGACTGTCGGTACCACCGCCGCCCCGGCTAAACCTACTGAGAAGCCTAAACCTGCCGAGAACTGTCCTGAGCACGATGAGAGACTGAAGCTGTACTGTAAGGATGATGGGACCCTGAGCTGTGTCATCTGCCGGGACTCTCTGAAACACGCGAGTCACAACTTCCTGCCCATTCTGGATGCAGTGGGAGTCTACAGG ACAGAGCTGTCGGCcattgtggctccattagaagaAGCCCTGAAGGTGACAGAACAGCTGACCAGCCAACAGAGTGAGAAGGTCGAGCAGCACAAG AACAATGTGTCCAAGTTCAGGGAGCACATTGTGTCAGAGTTTGATAAACTGCGATCGTTCTTAAAGGAACGAGAAGAGAAACTTCTGGATCAGCTTCAGGAACAGGGAGAAAGCCTCCTGAAAGAGATGGAGGCCAACGTGGTGAAGATGCAAGAGAACCAGGACAACATTAAAGAGACAATCACTATGGCCAACGAGAGGATGAACGATACGGACTCCATCTTTTTCCTCACT GGCATTAAGTCGTTCATTGAGAA GTGTCAGGATGAGCAGCAGGATGTGATGGTCTCCGGGAACACTCTTCTCTCCAAGGATCTGTGTCAGGGAACCTTCAAGGGTCCCATCCAGTACTCTGTATGGAATCAGATGAAATCTTTCATTCAGCCAT ATTTGTCCCCTATGATGTTAGACCCCGCCACTGCGCACCCCAACTTGATCCTGTCTGATGGCTTGACCAGTGTTAAATATGGAGACGCTAAGCTCCCACTCCCTGACAATCCCAAACGCTTCAGTCAGTGCATCCTGGTGCTTGGTTCTGAGGGCTTTGATTCTGGCCGCCATTACTGGGAGGTGGAAGTGGGAGACAAGACTGCCTGGGATGTTGGTATGGCCAGCGAGTCCAGTAACCGCAAGGGTAAGATCAAGCTGAATCCCAAGAACGGCTACTGGGCCATCTGGCTGAGGAACGGTAACGCCTACAAGGCTTTGGAGTCTCCTTCCAAGACCTTGGTCCTTAACTCCAAACCGAAAAGAATTGGGGTTTACATTGATTACGAGGGAGGTCAGATTTCCTTCTACAACGCTGATGACATGACGGCTATCTACACGTTCAGGGCCACGTTCACCGAGAAGCTGTATCCTTACCTGTCCCCGTTTCTGCATGACTCCGGACGCAATTCTGACCCTCTGCGTCTTGTACATAACTAA